From a region of the Aulosira sp. FACHB-615 genome:
- a CDS encoding Rrf2 family transcriptional regulator, giving the protein MELSCKSEYAILALIEMATHYENGEPMQIRQIAAQQSIPDRYLEQLLATLRRGGIIKSQRGSKGGYLLSKEPWKITIYEVLECLEGLDVRVSEETSTIKSLDSAVIDEVWQEACLAANAVLQNYTLQDLCEKRDARKQLDIMYYI; this is encoded by the coding sequence GTGGAACTATCGTGTAAATCAGAATACGCAATTCTTGCCCTCATCGAAATGGCAACTCATTACGAAAACGGTGAACCGATGCAAATTCGGCAAATCGCTGCTCAACAAAGCATACCCGATCGCTATTTAGAACAACTTCTGGCAACCTTAAGACGTGGAGGTATTATCAAGAGTCAACGCGGCTCTAAAGGTGGCTATCTATTGTCGAAAGAACCTTGGAAAATTACGATATATGAAGTTTTAGAATGCTTAGAAGGTTTAGATGTACGTGTGAGCGAAGAAACATCGACTATCAAAAGTTTAGATAGTGCCGTTATCGATGAAGTCTGGCAAGAAGCCTGTCTAGCTGCAAATGCTGTTTTACAAAACTATACACTCCAGGATCTTTGTGAAAAAAGAGATGCCCGTAAACAGCTAGACATCATGTATTACATTTAG